Proteins encoded by one window of Xyrauchen texanus isolate HMW12.3.18 chromosome 24, RBS_HiC_50CHRs, whole genome shotgun sequence:
- the mpc1 gene encoding mitochondrial pyruvate carrier 1, producing the protein MAGTLARKAVDHLRSKEFRDYLMRSHFWGPVANWGLPIAAISDMKKSPEIISGRMTFALTWKLALVHEVRLQGATQKLASVCLPSNQ; encoded by the exons ATGGCTGGAACTCTGGCGCGTAAAGCAGTGGATCATCTGCGCAGTAAAGAGTTCAGAGATTATCTCATGAGGTCA catttctgggGTCCGGTGGCCAACTGGGGTCTGCCCATCGCCGCTATCTCTGACATGAAGAAGAGTCCAGAAATCATCAGCGGCAGAATGACCTTTG CTCTCACCTGGAAACTCGCTCTTGTTCATGAGGTTCGCCTACAAGGTGCAACCCAGAAACTGGCTTCTGTTTGCTTGCCATCTAACCAATGA